DNA from Chitinophaga pendula:
ATATTTAAGCGGAAAGGTGGAGAAGGGCTATTAACCAGGATAATCTATGAAAGTAACGACCAAACTTATGTTAACCAGTTGGCATTGCTTGAACCAACTGAAAGTGCGCTTATATGCTGTAGGCAAGACGAATCAAACTGGGTATTGCTGACAGATAAAAGAATACTTGAACAAAAAGGAGCGGCACTTTTTTCTTTGTATTTCACGGAGATGGCAGATGTAACGCTGGCTTTGCGAGGGGAACAAACCGAAAATGGACCACCTAAGGGGAACTTTACCCGACTGAAGTTGAAAGATAAGCAGGACAAGGAATATATTATTAGTGTAGAAGCAGGTGCATCTTTTCAGGGATTATTGCAGGTTTTGCATTATATTATTGGTAAGAAATAATTGACTGTATTAAAAATGACCGGGCCGCAATTGCGGCCCGGTCATTTTTAGTATCCTGTATTTTGTTTGAGGTGTTGATTGTTTTTGATCTCCAGGGTGGGAATGGGGAAGAGCAGCTCTCTTGCGGTGATGACAGGGCCATAGGTGAACTTGTGACCTACGTAATTGTCGAACTGCCTCGTGGTGACATTGAAGGCTTTGCGCAGGCGTACCATGTCGAACCAGGTTTTGTTTTCGTAGCATAGTTCAAACCAGCGCTCGCGCCATACGGCCTCGCGGAACTGATCTTTGGAGAGACCTGCTACCGGTAGTAATTCTGCGCGTCCGCGGATGGCATTGATGGCGTCGTAGGCTTTGGTGGTAGGACCGCTGATCTCGTTGGATGCTTCCGCATACATGAGTAACACATCTGCATATCGGATCACGGGCCAGTTGAGATCACTGTTGGCCGTAGATGTTTGTGCCACTTCATCGAAATGTTTATAAATGTAGTATCCCCCTAATTCCACTACTTTATTCCTGTCGGACTCCGAGGTGTACTTCGTATAGAAGAACTGTTTCTCTTTGGCGCGCAGGTCGCCAGCCTCGTATGATTTCACGAAGTTAAGATTGGCATAGATGCCACCTGTTTCATCTGAATAGGCGGATATGTTCTTGTTGTACGGGAGGATGGACACCTGCCAGTTGGAAGGGATGATCTGTGTTTTGTACTGGATCATGAAGATGTTTTCCTCTACATTCTTCTTGGCCGGGTTGTGCAGATCGGCGTAGGTGGTGAAGAGGCGGAACTGTTTGGAATCGATCACTTCTTCGGCTTTTTTAGCGGCCAGTGTATAATGTGATGCTCCTTTCTGCAAGGGATAGCCCGCCATGGTCAGGTAGACGCTGGCCATCAGCGATTTGACGGCGCCCAGGCTGACTTTACCGGAGATATCAATCCAGGGGAGGCCGGCGGTTTCTGCTTCGTTGAGGTCGGCAATGATGGCGTTGTAGACATCTTCTACCGGCGCCTGTGGCGGACGGAGATCGGGAGAGGTGAGGGTGACTGGCTTTAATATCAGGGGGATGTTGCCGAACATACGGATCAGCTGGAAGTAGTACCAGGCGCGTAAGAAGCGGGCTTCTCCCAGGAGGCGTTTACGTTCGGTATCATCCATATTGATACCCGGAATCTTCTCGATGGCGAGGTTGGCATTGGCGATGCCTTTGTAATAGAATGCCCAGTAGTCGGCGCCATAGCCATTGTCGGAGGTATTGATGAGGTCTTTGACGAAGTAGCTGTTGACGGCCTGTCCGAGGTCTGTCTCTGCGAGGCCGGTAGCGAATTCTGTCATCATCCAGGTGCCGCCGCCGAAGCCGCTGTTCATAGGATCACGCATGGAGGCGTAGATGGCGTTGACGGCGCTCCGGGCATGTTCCGGTTTGGTGAAGTAATTGTCGACGGTAAAGTTGCTGGGATCTTTTTCATCCAGGAACTTGGAGCAGCTACCCAGCAGCAAGGCGCCTGTGAGTAGTAATGGCAGATATATGGAAGCAGTTATTTTCATGATCGGATCGTTGTAATGAGTGGATGGATATGGTTACAGTGCTATGTTGACGCCCAGCAGGAATACCCTTGGTTTGGGATAGTCGTAGAGGGCGACTCCCTGGTCGAATGGAGAACCGGAGTTGGACACTTCCGGATCATATCCTTTGTATTTGGTGACCAGGAAGAAGTTTTGCATGGAGGCATATACGCGCAGGCGGCTCAGTTTCATGCGGGCGACGGTGTTGGGCGGGAACACATATGCCAGCAGCAGGTTACGGCCACGGATGAAGGAGCCATCGGTTACTTTATGGCTGTCGTTGTTAGTGGTATAGCCTGCGGCGATGGGGCGTATCTGAGCGATGGGTGTGTTCTGGTTGGTCTCTGTCCAGGCGTTGAGTACGGTCTTATAGCTGTTGGCGATGCCCTGTCGATCTTCCAGGGAGTGGATGCTGCGATCCAGCACATCGTTGCCATACATATACTGCAGGTCGACGGTGAGGGACCAGTTCTTGTACTGGAAGGTATTGAGGAAGGTGCCAAAACCATCGGGTATGCCTTTGCCGATGATGGTGCGGTCGTTGTCGTTGATGAGCTTATCGTTGTTAAGGTCGAGGTATTTGACATCGCCGGGACGGGCTTTGTAGACTGCTGCGAGATCTTTCTCGGCGGTGCTCCAGGTACCCAGGTGTACGCGGCCGAACAATGAGCCAACGGATTCGCCTACACGTATAACGGTGTTGCCGGAATAGATATCGCTACCACCGGTGAGTGCCAGTACTTTGTTTTTGTTGATGGAGATATTAAAGTTAGTGTTCCAGCTGAAGTTTTTGGTTTTGACGTTGACGGTGTTGAGGGAGAATTCCACGCCTCTGTTCTCCATGCTGCCGATGTTTTGCGTGATGCTGCTGTAGCCGCTGCTGGTAGGCAATGGCGCTTGCAGGAGCATATCGACGGTCTTTTTGCGGTATACGTCGAACTCGAGGGAGATGCGATCATTTAATAAGCCCAGTTCGAGGCCTGCATCTACC
Protein-coding regions in this window:
- a CDS encoding RagB/SusD family nutrient uptake outer membrane protein; translation: MKITASIYLPLLLTGALLLGSCSKFLDEKDPSNFTVDNYFTKPEHARSAVNAIYASMRDPMNSGFGGGTWMMTEFATGLAETDLGQAVNSYFVKDLINTSDNGYGADYWAFYYKGIANANLAIEKIPGINMDDTERKRLLGEARFLRAWYYFQLIRMFGNIPLILKPVTLTSPDLRPPQAPVEDVYNAIIADLNEAETAGLPWIDISGKVSLGAVKSLMASVYLTMAGYPLQKGASHYTLAAKKAEEVIDSKQFRLFTTYADLHNPAKKNVEENIFMIQYKTQIIPSNWQVSILPYNKNISAYSDETGGIYANLNFVKSYEAGDLRAKEKQFFYTKYTSESDRNKVVELGGYYIYKHFDEVAQTSTANSDLNWPVIRYADVLLMYAEASNEISGPTTKAYDAINAIRGRAELLPVAGLSKDQFREAVWRERWFELCYENKTWFDMVRLRKAFNVTTRQFDNYVGHKFTYGPVITARELLFPIPTLEIKNNQHLKQNTGY